The Flavobacteriales bacterium genomic sequence TCACACCTGGCAGGTGGGCGGCGCCACCGGCACCGGCAATGACCACGCGCACGCCGCGGTCATATAAACCTTTGGCGTATTCCGCTACCTGGTCGGGTGTGCGGTGTGCGCTCAGGGCGTTGATCTCAAACGGAATTTCCATCTGATCCAGAAACTTGGCTGCTTCCTGCATCACGGGCATGTCGGAAGTGCTGCCCATGATTATGCTTACTTTTGGTTCCATAGATTTTTGGGTTTGCGGCAAAGGTAACAGAATCCTGTTTTTAGGCACACCAAAATTTTCAACACAGGTACGCCATGATAACCACACCAAATTACATCCGACTGGGCGACAAACAATTTGAGTTGATGATCACCGCTGAAAAGATCCGGGAGCGGGTGGCGGCAATGGGGCACGAGCTTGTGCAGTTGCTGGGGGATGAACGCCCCGTGGTGTTGGTGGTGTTGAAAGGCGCCTTCGTGTTTGCCGCCGATCTGTTGCGCCAACTGCCCTATTCGCTGGAGGTGCATTTTGTGCAATTGTCGTCATACAAAGGTGACCGGTCGTCGGGTCGGGTGAAAGTTCCATTGCCATACGGCGGGGAGGTGGCCGGACAATCATTTCTCATTATCGAGGATATCGTGGACACGGGATTGACGTTGAGCAGGCTGATGGAAGATCTGATGTCCGATGGTGCAGTGCAGGTGCGTGTGGCGTCGTTTCTATGCAAACCGGACGTGTTGAAGGACAGGATGCGGGTGGATATGGTCGGTTTTGATATTCCGCCGGAATTTGTGGTGGGATATGGATTGGATTATGATGAGATGGGACGGCATCTGGCGCATGTATACAAGGTAGCGGATGCCGGAGACATGGAACGTTTATAGATGATTGCGTAGATGCGGGGATGTTCGACCCCGTTGGGGTCGTGGAATTTCACCATGCCCATTGTTTCTATAAACCTTGAATCCCGTTGGGATTCTATCGTGCATCGCTGGATAACGTTTGGACGCAGGCGTAAGTCCCGGCCATATTTGTGGAAAGTGATTGCAATTGCCGGGAACCAATGCCGGAGGCAATGAATGTTTATAGATGATTGGGTTGGTGCAGGGATGTTCGACCCCGTTGGGGTCGTGGAATCTTCGAACGTTGATCATTTCTATAAACCTTGAATCCCGTTGGGATTCTATCGAGCATCGCTGGAAAACGTTTAGACGCAGGCGTAAATCCCGGCCATTTTAGTGGAAAGTGATTGCAATTGTCGGGAGCCAATGCCGGAGTCATTGAAGGTTATGAACGATTGGGTGGATGCGGGGATGTTCGACCCCGTTGGGGTCGTGGAATTTCACCATGCCCATTGTTTCTATAAACCTTGAATCCCGTTGGGATTCTATCGTACATCGCTGGATAACGTTTGGACGCAGGCGTAATTCCTGACCATTCTTTGGAATGTGATTGCAATTGTCGGGAGCCGATGCCGGAGGCAATGAATGTTTATAGATGATTGGGTGGATGCGGGGATGTTCGACCCTGTTGGGGTCGTGGAATTTCACCATTCCCGTTGTTTCTATAAACCTTGAATCCCGTTGGGATTCTATCATACATCGCTGTATGTCGTTCGGGCGCAGGTGTGGATCCCGGCCATTTTAGTGGAATATGATTGCAATTGCCGGGAGCCGATGCCGGAGTCATTGAAGGTTATGAACGATTGGGTGGATGCGGGGATGTTCGACCCCGTTGGGGTCGTGGAATCTTCGAACGTTGATCATTTCTATAAACCTTGAATCCCGTTGGGATTCTATCGAGCATCGCTGGAAAACGTTTGGACGCAGGCGTAAGTCCCGGCCATTTTAGTGGAAAGTGATTGCAATTGCCGGGAACCAATGCCGAAGGCATTGAAGGTTTATAGCAAGCATGCCCGAGGGTGGGACATGCGACCCCAGCGGGGTCGAACATTCCGCGACAACGCCGGAACATTTGCAAAATAGCCGAGGGTGCAGCGGCTAGCCCCACCGCAGCTTTAGCGAAGGTGGGCTAAAAGCGGAACACCCGACGGTAGTTCGGGCAGGTGATGAACCGTCCGCTACAGAAAAAACAACATCCTTTCCCGGTGGGATGCGGCCCTAAAGCCGAAAGTCGTATCTTAGATTTCTCAAAAAAGAATGCCATGTTAAATATTGTGCTGTTTGGACCTCCGGGTGCCGGCAAAGGTACCCAGGCTGCAAAACTCATTGAAAAGTATCAACTTGTTCACCTGTCGACCGGCGACATTCTCCGCAGTGAGATCGCGGCCGGCACGGAGCTTGGCCTGAAGGCAAAAGGCCTGATGGATGAAGGTAAGCTTGTTCCGGATGAAGTGGTGATCGGTATGATCCGTTCTAAAATCGAAAACAACCGCGCTGCCAAAGGGTTTATTTTCGACGGCTTTCCGCGCACGGCCCCACAGGCCGAGGCCCTCGATCGTTTGCTGGATGAAAAGAATGCGCCCATCACCACCATGCTCGCGCTGGAGGTGGACAAAGACGAATTGGTGCGCAGGTTGCTGAACCGCGGTAAAGATTCGGGTCGGGCGGATGACCAGGATCCGGCCATCATCGAAAAACGCATCGAGGAATACAACTCGAAAACAGCCGTACTCAAGGATTACTACAGTGCCCAGCAAAAGTGCATTGTGATCCACGGCATCGGCTCGATTGATGATATCTTCGGTTCGTTGTGCAAAGCGATTGACCGCTACCAGACGGTTTCCTGATACGACCGCACTCCCTTGTCAAACTTTGTCGACTATGTAAAAATCTGCTGTCGCTCCGGGAAGGGCGGGGCGGGATCGGCGCATTTTCATCGCGATAAGTTCACATCCAAAGGCGGCCCTGACGGTGGCGACGGCGGACGTGGCGGGCACATCATCCTGCGTGGCAACCGCCAGCTCTGGACCCTCCTGCCGCTCAAATACCGCAAGCATGTAATCGCGGGGGCCGGCGTGAACGGATCCCGTGTGCTGAGAACCGGCGCCATGGGCAGGGACGTGATCCTGGAAGTGCCGCTGGGTACGGTGGCCCGTGATGCGGAATCCGGCGAGGTGCATTTTGAGATCACCGAAGAAGGCGAAGAAAAAATTTTGGTGGCAGGCGGCAGGGGCGGGCTCGGAAATGCGCATTTCAAGACGCCGACCAACCAAACACCCAGGCATGCCCAACCCGGTGAACCGGGGCGTGAAGAGTGGAAAATACTTGAGCTGAAAGTGCTGGCGGATGTCGGACTGGTGGGTTTTCCCAACGCCGGTAAATCCACCCTGCTTTCCAAAATCACCGCGGCCAAACCCGAAATCGGCGACTATCCTTTTACCACGCTGGTGCCCAACCTGGGCATTGTGCCGTACTATGAACACAAGAGCTTCATCATGGCCGACATCCCTGGCATCATTGAAGGTGCACATGAAGGGAAAGGATTGGGTTTGCGTTTTCTCCGGCATATCGAACGGAATTCCATCCTGCTGTTCATGATACCTGCCGATGCAAAGGACATTCGCAAGGAGTACAAGATCCTGCTGAACGAGCTCCACATGCACAACCCCGACCTGATGGACAAAACCCGCATCCTGGCCATCTCCAAGTCCGACATGCTGGATGAGGAATTGTTGGAGGAGATGAAAGCCGAGTTGCCGGATGTGCCGTACATTTTCATTTCATCTCATACCGGACAAGGACTGGATCAGCTGAAGGACATGCTGTGGAAGGCGCTGAACAGTGACCCGGTGGAAAACCCGACCTTATGAATGCCCTGCAGCGGTTCGACGAGTGGTTGTTCCTGCTGCTGAACGGGTTCCATGCCCGGGGATTTGACCAGCTGATGGTGGCGGTCACATCCGCTTATGCCTGGATACCTGTTGCTGCCATCCTGATGTATGTGTCCATCAACAAGCTGGGAAAAAACGCCCTGTGGTTGTGGTTGTTTGCAGTTGTAGCTGTTGTTGTGTCGGACCAGATCTGTTGGTATGGATTCAAGGAGGTGTTTCAACGTTTGAGGCCTTGCAAGGAAACGCGTTTGCTTCCTTTTATACATATGCTGGTGGGATGTGGCGGTAAGTACGGTTTTGTTAGCTCGCATGCAGCCAACAGTTTTACTGCTGCTTTCTTTCTCGGAAACATATTAAAATCACACCGACGTTGGGTATATCCTTTGCTGATCGCATGGGCATGCCTGGTATCCTACAGTCGCATCTACGTGGGCAAGCACTACCCGTTTGATGTGTTGGGGGGTGCCTTGCTGGGGTGGATGCTGGCATGGGTCTTCGGCAAATTGTACCTTGCGTTCATGAACAAATACGCTTTCAGATGATCGGCTGGCTGGCGGTATTCTTCGGTGGCGGCATGGGTAGCCTGGCGCGTTACGGCGTGGCGCGGTGGGTATCGGCCATGGGCTGGAGCGGATATCCGTATGCAACCTTCATTGCCAACATGGCCAGCTGCCTCGTGTTGGGTGTGATGGTGAAATTCTTTTCCGCCCGTCCGGAACTGGACACGGCCTGGAAGCTGTTGGTGCTGGTAGGATTCTGCGGCGGGTTCAGCACTTTCTCCACCTTCAGTCATGAAACCGTGCTGCTGATGCGCGAGGGCCAGCTGGGCTGGGCCGTCATGAATGTGTTGCTCAGTGTATCGGCGTGTGTGGGTTTGCTGTATATCCTTTCAAGGAATCCCGTGTCATAAAAAACGCGCCGGTGCATGGTGCCTGCACGCGGCGCGTTGATCAACCACAAGGGGTGGTTCTATCGACTATGCTTCCTTGGTGAAGACCAGGAAATGTGCTTCCCTTTTCAGGATTTTTCCCTTTGTTTCGTGGATGGATTTGTCGAATGTCCAACCTTCCTTTGATGCCTGGTTCAGTCTTTCCTCCAGTTTCTTGGGATTGAGTGAGCCGCTGAAAAATCCTGTTTTCAGCGGATCCACTTTGTAAATTTTCGCCATGTTGATGTGTTTAAGTGATGAATTGCGAATGCACGGAGAATCCATTCCAACGGTGCTAGAACGTTGGTGGTTGACGCAACTGCACATCCGATTTGATACACAATTTTAGGTCGATGCGGCACATCCTGCAAGTGCAGGAAAGGATACTTATTATTTGTTGACCACTCGGGAACAGATGTATTCTGTTGTTGATTATCCGGAACGGCTAACAAACACTTCATCTGTTAAATGTCAGCGTTGAGACAGCTATTGACTAAGTACGGCGATCAAATGTTCGCGTTTACGGATAGATACAGGAAGCAATGTTCCGTTGGAAAGTTCGATGATTCCGGTTTTCTTGATATATGTTTTCACATATACCAGGTTGATCAGATGTGATTGATGGATGCGTATGAAGCCTTGGGCGGAAAGTGCCTGGTCATATTCCTTTAGTGTTTTTGCCACCAGGATTTTTCTTCCATCGGAAATGTTGAAGAAAGTATAATTCTTTTCGGCTTCACATCGGATGATATCTCCGATGGATACCACGTGTATCGCATCAGATACATTTACGGTGATGGTCTTTCTTGTTCTTTGCTCACCGGGAAGGGGATGAACCTGTTCAGATTGCCCCCGTTGCAGTGCCACCTGCGGTATGAGGTCATCCAATACAGACTTCAGGGCATGCGGGCGGATAGGTTTCACAATGTAGCGCAGCTTGCAGTAATTGAAAGCATGCAGGGCGTACTCGTTATTTGCCGTGATCAGCACTATATGAAAAGCGGGTTCCGGAAAACGAGACAACAGATCGAATCCGCTTCCTTTATCCAGCATAACATCCAGAAAAACCAAGTCAGGTTTGAACTCAACGATCAGCTGATGGGCTTCCGTTGCGGAGGTTGCTTCACCGACAATACTTACTTCCGGGTAATGGGTGGATAGTTCTTTGCGGATTTCATTTCGGGTGGTTTCCTCGTCATCTACGATTAGGGTTCTGATCATGACTGCTTATGTACGTATGGATAGTTGATCCCCATGGAAAATATGCCAATGGGATGGCGTGAAGCGGGAGAATTATTTTCAGGAGATCGGGGATGTATGGAAAGCCGCCGGATCGTTTTTTACAACCTTCATTACAGCCCTTGAAGGAGGTTCCTATGCGTGACGGCCACTGGTATGTTAACATGTCGATCTTGGAGGATGATCAAAGTGAATGTTACGGAGATTCGCGCATATTTCTGTGTCCGGATGTATGAAGGTGCGTCCCGGTTTTATGAAAGCATGGTTTGACTGTATGAAAAATCAATGCCTTGCGAAAAGGAAAAGATGCCGCATGCGCAACGACATTGGGACGGAAATACGGCGTTCGTTTGCTTCAGGAAACGTTCAAAGTGCCAATTGTGCGTCTGTACCTATGGATGAGTGGGTAGTTAATTTCTTCCAGAAGAGCTTGTTCATTTTTCGCTCGTCTTCTATTTTTTTGAGCAGCTCTTCAACCAGGGATTCACTGAAGTAAGTGTTTGATTCTTTGTAAGGATCCATGTGGGCTGTAGAATGCAATTTTTCTTCTACCCGCAGGATGTCTTGTGTAAACGATTGTGTGGTCATGGCTTTGGAACTTTATCATGTGAACAAAGGCTGATGAAAGATGGAGGTGTTTTTCATCAGCAAGCCGAAGGATGCACAAACCTACGATGGTCACATTTCGAAATGTTGGACCGTGTATTATGATAATGTTTACATATGGAGGGACAGTGTTGGCGGGTATACCGAAGATGTTGGATGGCGGATGTGAAAGGGTTGGTTGGCACGGGCGGAACCGATCCCCGATGGCGGTGCTATTCCGTCGGATCAAAGAGGTATTTCTCATCATAAGTCACTTGAAATTTTTCAAGGAAATCCATATACTCCTGGTAAAATGTGATTTTGCGATGATGTTCTTTTTGTCGCATCACATACCGTGTTACCTGATCAATTTGAGAATGACCGTATGAAAATGCTCCAAACCCTTCCTGCCATTGAAATTTTGATTTTGTGAATCCGCGTTCGTTGATGAAAAGTGTACTCACCTTTTTTACTTCGCGGATGAGATCGGACAGGCAACAAGTGGGTTTCATGCCGATGAACAAATGGATGTGATCCGGGATGCCGTTGATGGCGATCATTTTTTGTCCTTTGTTTTGAATAACGGCTGTCATATATTGGTAGAGGCGTTCTTCCCATTCGGGCCGGATCAAGGCATCCCGGTGTTTGACGGCAAAAACAATTTGGATATAAATCTGTGAGTAGGTGGACATGGGTTGATGTATGAAAGAATTCAGAATGAATGTAAGGCATATCAAAAGCATGCTGAAATGAAAAGTCCACAACCCATTTGAATATCGGGTGATCTTACGGACGTATTGTGCGGCAAATGTTCGATGCCGGTGACATTGGCTTATTTGCTTACATGGTTTATGGAAAACAAATTTACCGGAGGGATGTACGACCCCTTCGGGGTCGCAGGTTATCATCCGTGTTCATTTGTGCTATAAACCTTCAATGCCTTCGGCATTGGCTTCTGTCAATGCCAATCACCATCCACAAAAATGGTTAGATGTAGATCTGTGTCGGGAACATATCCAGCGATGAACGAAAGAATCCCAGCGGGATTCAATGTTTATAGCAATGACGGAT encodes the following:
- a CDS encoding phosphatase PAP2 family protein produces the protein MNALQRFDEWLFLLLNGFHARGFDQLMVAVTSAYAWIPVAAILMYVSINKLGKNALWLWLFAVVAVVVSDQICWYGFKEVFQRLRPCKETRLLPFIHMLVGCGGKYGFVSSHAANSFTAAFFLGNILKSHRRWVYPLLIAWACLVSYSRIYVGKHYPFDVLGGALLGWMLAWVFGKLYLAFMNKYAFR
- the crcB gene encoding fluoride efflux transporter CrcB; its protein translation is MGLRQIVPCVHEQIRFQMIGWLAVFFGGGMGSLARYGVARWVSAMGWSGYPYATFIANMASCLVLGVMVKFFSARPELDTAWKLLVLVGFCGGFSTFSTFSHETVLLMREGQLGWAVMNVLLSVSACVGLLYILSRNPVS
- the hpt gene encoding hypoxanthine phosphoribosyltransferase, with translation MITTPNYIRLGDKQFELMITAEKIRERVAAMGHELVQLLGDERPVVLVVLKGAFVFAADLLRQLPYSLEVHFVQLSSYKGDRSSGRVKVPLPYGGEVAGQSFLIIEDIVDTGLTLSRLMEDLMSDGAVQVRVASFLCKPDVLKDRMRVDMVGFDIPPEFVVGYGLDYDEMGRHLAHVYKVADAGDMERL
- the tnpA gene encoding IS200/IS605 family transposase; translated protein: MSTYSQIYIQIVFAVKHRDALIRPEWEERLYQYMTAVIQNKGQKMIAINGIPDHIHLFIGMKPTCCLSDLIREVKKVSTLFINERGFTKSKFQWQEGFGAFSYGHSQIDQVTRYVMRQKEHHRKITFYQEYMDFLEKFQVTYDEKYLFDPTE
- the obgE gene encoding GTPase ObgE; protein product: MSNFVDYVKICCRSGKGGAGSAHFHRDKFTSKGGPDGGDGGRGGHIILRGNRQLWTLLPLKYRKHVIAGAGVNGSRVLRTGAMGRDVILEVPLGTVARDAESGEVHFEITEEGEEKILVAGGRGGLGNAHFKTPTNQTPRHAQPGEPGREEWKILELKVLADVGLVGFPNAGKSTLLSKITAAKPEIGDYPFTTLVPNLGIVPYYEHKSFIMADIPGIIEGAHEGKGLGLRFLRHIERNSILLFMIPADAKDIRKEYKILLNELHMHNPDLMDKTRILAISKSDMLDEELLEEMKAELPDVPYIFISSHTGQGLDQLKDMLWKALNSDPVENPTL
- a CDS encoding DUF4177 domain-containing protein, producing MAKIYKVDPLKTGFFSGSLNPKKLEERLNQASKEGWTFDKSIHETKGKILKREAHFLVFTKEA
- a CDS encoding response regulator transcription factor — its product is MIRTLIVDDEETTRNEIRKELSTHYPEVSIVGEATSATEAHQLIVEFKPDLVFLDVMLDKGSGFDLLSRFPEPAFHIVLITANNEYALHAFNYCKLRYIVKPIRPHALKSVLDDLIPQVALQRGQSEQVHPLPGEQRTRKTITVNVSDAIHVVSIGDIIRCEAEKNYTFFNISDGRKILVAKTLKEYDQALSAQGFIRIHQSHLINLVYVKTYIKKTGIIELSNGTLLPVSIRKREHLIAVLSQ
- a CDS encoding adenylate kinase, which produces MLNIVLFGPPGAGKGTQAAKLIEKYQLVHLSTGDILRSEIAAGTELGLKAKGLMDEGKLVPDEVVIGMIRSKIENNRAAKGFIFDGFPRTAPQAEALDRLLDEKNAPITTMLALEVDKDELVRRLLNRGKDSGRADDQDPAIIEKRIEEYNSKTAVLKDYYSAQQKCIVIHGIGSIDDIFGSLCKAIDRYQTVS